The Primulina huaijiensis isolate GDHJ02 chromosome 17, ASM1229523v2, whole genome shotgun sequence genome window below encodes:
- the LOC140963637 gene encoding uncharacterized protein — MSGTEEVKEQTDAVMEDADKSMPSSKQEEEAVKKKYGGIIPKKPPLISKDHERAYFDSADWALNKQGADKPKGPLEALRPKLQPTQQQTRYRKSPYAPSEGEDGNSAPSDDAPVKE; from the exons ATGTCGGGCACCGAGGAAGTCAAAGAGCAAACTGATGCTGTTATGGAGGATGCTGACAAGTCCATGCCATCATCAAAGCAAGAG GAGGAGGCTGTTAAGAAGAAGTATGGGGGAATTATCCCCAAGAAACCACCACTGATCTCAAAG GATCATGAAAGAGCCTATTTTGACTCTGCTGACTGGGCTTTGAACAAG CAAGGTGCAGACAAACCCAAAGGACCACTAGAAGCTCTTCGGCCTAAGTTACAG CCAACACAGCAGCAAACCCGATACCGTAAATCTCCTTATGCTCCATCAGAAGGTGAAG ATGGTAACAGTGCTCCATCAGATGATGCGCCCGTGAAAGAATAA
- the LOC140962790 gene encoding protein REVEILLE 6-like isoform X1: MVSVYPSPPPGQDYNHFGSSFYMAGSGGGGGDFMDIGLVGMPKRCDDDMNLPQTVPFVSSGMEDPNKKIRKPYTITKSRESWTEEEHDRFLEALHLFDRDWKKIEAFVGSKSVIQIRSHAQKYFLKVQKNGKTEHVPPPRPKRKASHPYPQKVPKNVSAVSQANAALKSSSALHDAGHAGRPDPLLGSRNPVCSSPLSPWTYNVVPTGTVSHISKDDIKAVGFTMTQNCSGSHDDGSTLRSWKSEKINYQGEGNQCKAVRAMPDFAQVYGYIGSIFDPKASDHLQRLKKMDPIDVETILMLMKNLSINLVSSEFEDHRRLLSSYSVGIENNSMGCTISSA, from the exons ATGGTGTCAGTTTACCCGAGTCCTCCACCGGGTCAGGATTATAACCATTTTGGCAGCAGTTTTTACATGGCCGGAAGTGGCGGGGGAGGTGGGGATTTCATGGATATAGGTCTTGTGGGGATGCCGAAGAGATGCGACGATGACATGAACTTGCCTCAAACGGTTCCGTTCGTGAGTTCGGGCATGGAGGATCCGAACAAGAAGATCCGAAAGCCTTACACGATCACAAAGTCCAGAGAGAGCTGGACCGAGGAGGAGCACGACCGATTCCTGGAGGCTCTCCATCT ATTTGATCGTGACTGGAAGAAGATAGAAGCATTTGTGGGGTCAAAGTCAGTGATCCAG ATACGTAGTCATGCTCAGAAATATTTTCTGAAGGTCCAGAAGAATGGTAAAACTGAGCACGTGCCTCCTCCACGTCCAAAGAGAAAAGCATCTCATCCGTATCCACAAAAGGTCCCAAAAAATG TTTCAGCGGTGTCTCAAGCCAATGCTGCATTAAAATCTTCATCTGCTCTGCATGATGCAGGGCATGCTGGGAGGCCTGATCCACTGTTGGGGTCAAGAAATCCAGTCTGCAGTTCACCTTTGTCTCCTTGGACGTACAATGTTGTTCCAACAGGCACCGTCTCACATATATCAAAAG ATGATATCAAAGCAGTCGGTTTTACCATGACACAAAATTGTAGTGGCAGCCATGATGATGGTAGCACTCTTCGGTCATGGAAATCTGAAAAGATCAATTACCAAGGAGAAGGAAACCAATGCAAAGCTGTGAGAG CTATGCCAGATTTTGCACAAGTTTATGGCTATATTGGCAGTATCTTTGATCCGAAGGCAAGTGATCACTTGCAAAGGCTGAAAAAGATGGACCCTATAGATGTCGAGACG attttgatgtTGATGAAGAATCTTTCAATTAATTTGGTGAGCTCCGAGTTTGAGGATCAT
- the LOC140962790 gene encoding protein REVEILLE 6-like isoform X2, whose product MVSVYPSPPPGQDYNHFGSSFYMAGSGGGGGDFMDIGLVGMPKRCDDDMNLPQTVPFVSSGMEDPNKKIRKPYTITKSRESWTEEEHDRFLEALHLFDRDWKKIEAFVGSKSVIQIRSHAQKYFLKVQKNGKTEHVPPPRPKRKASHPYPQKVPKNGHAGRPDPLLGSRNPVCSSPLSPWTYNVVPTGTVSHISKDDIKAVGFTMTQNCSGSHDDGSTLRSWKSEKINYQGEGNQCKAVRAMPDFAQVYGYIGSIFDPKASDHLQRLKKMDPIDVETILMLMKNLSINLVSSEFEDHRRLLSSYSVGIENNSMGCTISSA is encoded by the exons ATGGTGTCAGTTTACCCGAGTCCTCCACCGGGTCAGGATTATAACCATTTTGGCAGCAGTTTTTACATGGCCGGAAGTGGCGGGGGAGGTGGGGATTTCATGGATATAGGTCTTGTGGGGATGCCGAAGAGATGCGACGATGACATGAACTTGCCTCAAACGGTTCCGTTCGTGAGTTCGGGCATGGAGGATCCGAACAAGAAGATCCGAAAGCCTTACACGATCACAAAGTCCAGAGAGAGCTGGACCGAGGAGGAGCACGACCGATTCCTGGAGGCTCTCCATCT ATTTGATCGTGACTGGAAGAAGATAGAAGCATTTGTGGGGTCAAAGTCAGTGATCCAG ATACGTAGTCATGCTCAGAAATATTTTCTGAAGGTCCAGAAGAATGGTAAAACTGAGCACGTGCCTCCTCCACGTCCAAAGAGAAAAGCATCTCATCCGTATCCACAAAAGGTCCCAAAAAATG GGCATGCTGGGAGGCCTGATCCACTGTTGGGGTCAAGAAATCCAGTCTGCAGTTCACCTTTGTCTCCTTGGACGTACAATGTTGTTCCAACAGGCACCGTCTCACATATATCAAAAG ATGATATCAAAGCAGTCGGTTTTACCATGACACAAAATTGTAGTGGCAGCCATGATGATGGTAGCACTCTTCGGTCATGGAAATCTGAAAAGATCAATTACCAAGGAGAAGGAAACCAATGCAAAGCTGTGAGAG CTATGCCAGATTTTGCACAAGTTTATGGCTATATTGGCAGTATCTTTGATCCGAAGGCAAGTGATCACTTGCAAAGGCTGAAAAAGATGGACCCTATAGATGTCGAGACG attttgatgtTGATGAAGAATCTTTCAATTAATTTGGTGAGCTCCGAGTTTGAGGATCAT